A genome region from Bordetella genomosp. 10 includes the following:
- a CDS encoding ArsR/SmtB family transcription factor, with translation MMTEPDVARVAHLIADPARAAMLMLLTDGRARPAGELAYAATVTPQTASSHLGKLLAGGMLAVETEGRHRYYRLAGAHVAVALEQLAAIVPLAPARRKPLGREAQALQFARCCYDHLAGSVGVAIAQALLARGYLAAGPGKQFEVTPEGAAWFAGMGLDMTSIKPTARGLARACLDWTERRHHLAGPLGVQFTALLCEKGWLRRHRNSRAVQVTPQGWTGLRETLDIAPGLGLDTPGSQPLSPSP, from the coding sequence ATGATGACGGAACCGGACGTTGCCCGTGTCGCGCACTTGATCGCGGACCCGGCGCGCGCCGCCATGCTCATGCTGTTGACGGATGGCCGCGCGCGTCCCGCCGGCGAGCTGGCCTATGCCGCCACGGTGACGCCGCAGACGGCCAGTTCGCACCTGGGCAAGCTGCTGGCCGGCGGTATGCTGGCCGTCGAGACCGAGGGCAGGCATCGGTACTACCGCCTGGCGGGCGCGCACGTGGCCGTGGCGCTGGAGCAGTTGGCGGCCATCGTTCCGCTCGCGCCCGCGCGGCGCAAACCGCTCGGCCGCGAGGCGCAAGCGTTGCAATTCGCCCGTTGCTGCTACGACCACCTGGCGGGCAGCGTGGGCGTGGCCATCGCCCAGGCCTTGCTGGCGCGTGGCTACCTGGCCGCGGGCCCAGGCAAGCAATTCGAGGTTACGCCCGAAGGCGCCGCCTGGTTCGCCGGCATGGGTTTGGATATGACGTCAATCAAGCCGACGGCGCGCGGCCTGGCGCGCGCCTGCCTGGACTGGACCGAACGGCGGCATCACCTGGCCGGCCCCCTGGGCGTGCAATTCACCGCCTTGCTGTGCGAGAAGGGATGGCTGCGCCGCCACCGGAATTCCCGGGCAGTGCAGGTGACGCCGCAAGGGTGGACGGGATTGCGCGAAACCCTGGATATCGCGCCCGGGCTGGGCCTGGACACGCCAGGCTCCCAGCCCCTTAGCCCAAGCCCTTAG
- a CDS encoding MFS transporter, whose protein sequence is MRSPAASDSSLSCPGAPPVAPDSQARRVLAATSVSYVIVILDISIVNVALNNLSLAFGAGIASLQWVMNAYTLMFASLLLTGGALGDRWGARRVYLAGLGLFMLASSACAMAATLPVLIGARALQGMGAALLVPCSLKLIHQACPAAAQRARAIGIWAGLGGIAMAAGPLAGGLLIHWLDWRALFLVNVPICLAGMAMAWGIARDPAQAEAPRSPGRLDLAGLACGVVALGATIGVLIEGRVLGWTSAPMLAGAALCVTAWTILLRVETRHPAPMLPPRLFRDGLFSASVHVSLVSAFAFYGLLFVISLYYQQARGYTPLHAGLVLLPMTAMVGVGNMSASPLAARHGRKWPMIAALAGYAGGAAGLGLGLALANAALTVPSLLVIGLAAGIITPLATAPALETVPPQGAGVAAAVLNTGRQTGAALGVAIFGTVLGAVPPIESGMRAALGLVVAASAATIPVWWRALRPGARGPRDGLS, encoded by the coding sequence ATGCGCAGCCCCGCTGCCTCCGACTCTTCCCTCTCCTGCCCGGGCGCGCCGCCCGTCGCGCCGGACAGCCAGGCCCGCCGCGTCCTGGCGGCGACCAGCGTCAGCTATGTCATCGTCATCCTGGACATCTCCATCGTCAACGTGGCGCTGAACAATCTCTCCTTGGCGTTCGGGGCAGGCATCGCCAGCCTGCAATGGGTGATGAACGCCTACACGCTGATGTTCGCGAGCCTGCTGCTGACGGGCGGCGCGCTGGGCGACCGCTGGGGCGCGCGCCGGGTCTATCTGGCCGGACTGGGCTTGTTCATGCTGGCGTCGTCGGCGTGCGCCATGGCCGCCACGCTGCCCGTGCTGATCGGCGCGCGCGCCCTGCAGGGCATGGGCGCGGCGCTGCTGGTGCCGTGCTCGCTCAAGCTCATCCACCAGGCCTGCCCCGCCGCCGCACAACGCGCGCGGGCGATCGGGATATGGGCCGGCCTGGGCGGCATTGCCATGGCCGCCGGTCCGCTGGCCGGCGGCCTGCTGATCCACTGGCTGGATTGGCGCGCGCTGTTCCTGGTCAACGTTCCCATCTGCCTGGCGGGGATGGCGATGGCCTGGGGCATCGCGCGGGATCCCGCGCAGGCCGAGGCGCCCCGGTCTCCCGGGCGCCTGGACCTGGCCGGCCTGGCCTGCGGCGTCGTCGCATTGGGCGCCACCATCGGCGTCCTGATCGAGGGGCGCGTCCTGGGCTGGACGTCGGCGCCCATGCTTGCCGGCGCGGCGTTATGCGTCACGGCATGGACGATCCTGCTGCGCGTCGAAACGCGGCACCCCGCTCCCATGCTGCCGCCACGCTTGTTCCGCGACGGCCTGTTCTCCGCTTCGGTCCATGTTTCCCTGGTGTCGGCCTTCGCGTTCTACGGCCTGTTGTTCGTGATCAGCCTCTACTACCAGCAGGCGCGCGGCTACACGCCCCTGCATGCCGGGCTGGTCCTCCTGCCCATGACGGCGATGGTCGGCGTCGGCAATATGAGCGCCAGCCCGCTGGCCGCGCGCCATGGCCGTAAATGGCCCATGATTGCCGCCCTGGCCGGCTATGCCGGCGGCGCCGCCGGCCTGGGGCTGGGCCTCGCGCTGGCGAACGCCGCCCTCACCGTGCCGTCCCTGCTGGTCATCGGCCTGGCGGCCGGCATCATCACGCCCCTGGCCACCGCGCCCGCGCTGGAAACCGTCCCCCCGCAAGGCGCCGGCGTGGCGGCGGCGGTCCTGAATACCGGCCGGCAAACCGGTGCGGCCCTGGGGGTGGCGATTTTCGGGACCGTCCTGGGCGCCGTCCCGCCGATCGAATCGGGCATGCGCGCCGCGCTGGGACTGGTCGTGGCGGCGTCCGCCGCCACGATTCCCGTCTGGTGGCGCGCGCTCAGGCCGGGCGCGCGCGGACCACGGGATGGCCTTAGCTGA
- the glnQ gene encoding glutamine ABC transporter ATP-binding protein GlnQ, whose product MSMVEFQNVSKKFGESIVLRDISLNIDTGEVVVVVGPSGSGKSTFLRCINVLETIEEGDLLVDGLSVKGTPAEIREIRREAGMVFQQFNLFPQLTALENVMFGPIHTRGTSRDEARAEAEALLAKVGLSERMGHYPSELSGGQQQRVAIARALAIKPKLMLFDEPTSALDPELRHEVLKVMRDLAEEGMTMVVVTHEMEFARKVGSRLIFIDGGRVAHDGPPQELLSNPPSQRLKDFLQHVS is encoded by the coding sequence ATGAGCATGGTTGAATTCCAGAATGTCTCCAAGAAGTTCGGCGAATCGATCGTGCTGCGCGACATCAGCCTGAACATCGACACCGGGGAAGTGGTGGTGGTCGTGGGGCCGTCGGGCTCCGGCAAGTCGACCTTCCTGCGCTGTATCAACGTGCTGGAAACCATCGAGGAGGGCGATCTGCTGGTCGACGGCCTGAGCGTCAAGGGCACGCCGGCGGAGATCCGCGAAATCCGCCGCGAAGCGGGGATGGTGTTCCAGCAGTTCAATCTCTTTCCCCAGTTGACCGCGCTGGAGAACGTCATGTTCGGCCCGATCCATACGCGCGGCACGTCGCGCGACGAGGCGCGCGCCGAAGCCGAGGCCCTGCTGGCCAAGGTGGGCTTGTCCGAACGCATGGGGCACTATCCCTCCGAGCTGTCCGGAGGCCAGCAGCAGCGGGTGGCCATCGCGCGCGCGCTGGCGATCAAGCCCAAGCTGATGCTGTTCGACGAGCCGACCTCGGCGCTGGATCCGGAGCTGCGGCACGAAGTGCTGAAGGTCATGCGCGATCTCGCGGAAGAAGGGATGACCATGGTGGTCGTGACCCACGAGATGGAATTCGCGCGCAAGGTCGGCAGCCGCCTGATCTTCATCGATGGCGGCCGGGTGGCCCATGACGGGCCGCCCCAGGAACTGTTGTCCAATCCGCCCAGCCAGCGGCTGAAGGACTTCCTCCAGCACGTCAGCTAA
- the glnP gene encoding glutamine ABC transporter permease GlnP produces MNFDSSVIWAALPNLLDGTLMTVKITFWGLLGGFVLGALAGVARAYGGIVLSVIAQIYVAVIRGTPIVVQVMFIYFALPLLIDGLRVDAEWAAIGTLMINSGAYIAEIVRGALLSVSKGLREAGQAMGLPFHKILTHIIGPVAVRRMIPPLGNQCIISLKDSSLFIVIGVAELTRQGQEIMASNFRAVEIWSAVAIIYLILTGLIALTLRIVEKRMRIL; encoded by the coding sequence GTGAATTTCGATAGCTCCGTCATCTGGGCGGCCTTGCCCAATCTGCTTGACGGGACGCTGATGACCGTCAAGATCACCTTCTGGGGCCTGCTTGGCGGCTTCGTGCTGGGCGCGCTGGCGGGTGTCGCGCGCGCCTACGGCGGCATCGTGCTGTCCGTGATCGCCCAGATCTACGTGGCGGTCATCCGCGGCACGCCGATCGTCGTGCAAGTGATGTTCATCTATTTCGCGCTGCCCTTATTGATCGACGGCTTGCGGGTGGACGCCGAATGGGCGGCCATCGGCACGCTGATGATCAACTCGGGCGCCTACATCGCGGAAATCGTGCGCGGCGCGCTGTTGTCGGTCAGCAAGGGCCTGCGGGAAGCGGGCCAGGCGATGGGCCTGCCGTTCCACAAGATCCTGACGCACATCATCGGGCCGGTGGCGGTGCGCCGCATGATCCCGCCGCTGGGCAACCAGTGCATCATCAGTCTCAAGGATTCGTCCTTGTTCATCGTGATCGGCGTGGCCGAGCTGACGCGGCAGGGCCAGGAAATCATGGCCAGCAATTTCCGCGCGGTTGAAATCTGGTCCGCCGTGGCCATCATCTACCTGATCCTGACGGGCTTGATCGCGCTGACCCTGCGGATCGTCGAGAAAAGGATGCGCATACTATGA
- the glnH gene encoding glutamine ABC transporter substrate-binding protein GlnH: MLKRKIAAALAVLSVTWFAAAAPAAAQSGKQLVVATDTAFVPFEFKQGNAYTGFDIELWAAIAKELNLNYRLQPMDFNGIIPGLQTRNIDVALAGITIRDDRKQVIDFSDPYYESGLTILVGEKNNTIKTAQDLAGKNVAVKTGTSTVDFLKAQVPDAKLKLFPNIDNAYLELATGRVDAAVHDTPNVLYYANTAGKGRVKVAGNVKSGEFYGIAFPKGSDLVPQVNKALATLKSNGQYDAIYAKWFGKKP; this comes from the coding sequence ATGCTCAAACGAAAAATCGCTGCCGCTTTGGCCGTCCTGTCCGTCACCTGGTTCGCCGCGGCCGCGCCGGCCGCCGCGCAGTCGGGCAAGCAACTGGTGGTCGCGACCGACACCGCCTTCGTGCCGTTCGAATTCAAGCAGGGCAACGCCTATACGGGCTTCGACATCGAGCTGTGGGCGGCCATCGCCAAGGAGCTGAACCTGAACTACCGGCTGCAGCCCATGGATTTCAACGGCATCATCCCCGGCCTGCAGACCCGGAACATCGACGTGGCGCTGGCGGGCATCACCATCCGCGACGATCGCAAGCAGGTCATCGATTTTTCGGATCCGTACTACGAGAGCGGCCTGACCATCCTGGTCGGCGAGAAGAACAACACCATCAAGACCGCGCAGGACCTGGCCGGCAAGAACGTGGCGGTCAAGACGGGCACCTCGACCGTGGACTTCCTCAAGGCCCAGGTGCCCGACGCCAAGCTCAAGCTGTTCCCCAACATCGACAACGCCTATCTGGAACTGGCGACGGGCCGGGTCGACGCCGCGGTGCACGACACCCCCAACGTGCTGTATTACGCCAACACCGCCGGCAAGGGCCGGGTCAAGGTGGCGGGCAACGTGAAGAGCGGAGAGTTCTACGGCATCGCCTTCCCCAAGGGCAGCGACCTGGTGCCGCAGGTCAACAAGGCCCTGGCCACGCTCAAGTCCAATGGCCAATACGACGCCATCTACGCCAAGTGGTTCGGCAAGAAGCCCTGA
- a CDS encoding ankyrin repeat domain-containing protein, producing MNRYRTSYRVDRALAGLGLTLACAFTAAPTAEAARPADAWIYVANDNTGEMKDLLASGWNPNQKNRGQPALMQAVRDGAWKVFDLLAADPRTDVNATNGSDETPLMYLALKGETKRAEALIARGAQVNRLGWTPLHYAASTGQVETAKLLLSKQAIVNAPGPDGTTPLMMAGRSGSREMAQLLLDAGADPTNRSLAGLDAAAWARSAKQESLAQWLDQAARNYHPPRASASPPAGNEAAPAADTVAQPAASTPAPSAAPSSQPAGDGPTLGGVSGVKLNSYDDPPKH from the coding sequence ATGAACCGCTACCGTACTTCCTATCGCGTGGATCGCGCGCTCGCCGGCCTGGGACTGACGCTGGCCTGCGCCTTCACCGCGGCGCCCACGGCCGAGGCGGCGCGGCCGGCCGACGCCTGGATCTATGTCGCCAACGACAATACCGGCGAGATGAAGGACCTGCTGGCGTCCGGATGGAACCCGAACCAGAAGAACCGCGGCCAGCCCGCCCTCATGCAGGCGGTGCGGGACGGGGCCTGGAAGGTCTTCGACCTGCTGGCGGCCGATCCCCGCACCGACGTGAACGCCACCAACGGCAGCGACGAAACGCCGCTCATGTACCTGGCGCTCAAGGGCGAGACCAAGCGCGCCGAGGCGCTGATCGCGCGCGGCGCCCAGGTCAATCGCCTGGGCTGGACGCCGCTGCACTACGCGGCTTCCACGGGACAGGTGGAAACCGCCAAGTTGCTGCTGTCCAAGCAGGCCATCGTCAACGCGCCGGGGCCCGACGGCACCACGCCCTTGATGATGGCGGGCCGTTCGGGCAGCCGCGAGATGGCGCAATTGCTGCTGGATGCGGGCGCGGACCCGACCAATCGCAGCCTGGCCGGCCTGGATGCCGCCGCCTGGGCGCGATCCGCGAAGCAGGAATCGCTGGCGCAGTGGCTGGACCAGGCGGCCAGGAACTACCATCCCCCGCGCGCGTCGGCGTCGCCGCCGGCCGGCAACGAGGCCGCGCCCGCGGCGGACACCGTGGCGCAACCCGCCGCGTCCACGCCGGCGCCGTCCGCCGCGCCGTCCAGCCAGCCCGCCGGCGATGGTCCCACGCTGGGCGGCGTGTCCGGCGTCAAGCTGAATTCCTACGACGACCCGCCCAAGCACTGA
- a CDS encoding TatD family hydrolase — protein sequence MYVDSHCHLNFPELAADLPAILDRMAANQVTHALVVSVNLPEWRGLMDLVAPHRNLWASVGVHPDYEDTHEPTAEELAELSQDAKVVAIGETGLDYYRLSEPLDWQRTRFRTHIRAARETGLPLIIHTRSSAEDTLKLMREENAAEAGGVMHCFTETWEVAQAAIDLDFYISLSGIVTFKNAVQLHEVAAKVPLDRLLIETDSPYLAPVPYRGKLNDPSKVIHVAEKIADLKGIPVADVARASTDNFFKLFNKIVK from the coding sequence ATGTACGTCGATTCCCACTGTCACCTGAACTTCCCCGAACTGGCGGCCGACCTGCCGGCCATCCTCGACCGCATGGCGGCGAACCAGGTGACCCACGCCCTGGTGGTCAGCGTCAACCTGCCGGAATGGCGCGGCCTGATGGACCTGGTGGCGCCGCATCGCAACCTGTGGGCCTCGGTGGGCGTGCATCCCGACTACGAAGACACCCACGAGCCCACCGCCGAGGAACTGGCCGAACTGTCGCAGGATGCCAAGGTGGTGGCGATCGGCGAGACCGGCCTGGATTACTACCGCCTCAGCGAACCGCTGGACTGGCAGCGCACGCGCTTCCGCACCCATATCCGCGCCGCGCGCGAGACCGGCCTGCCCCTGATCATCCATACCCGCAGCTCGGCCGAGGACACCCTGAAGCTGATGCGCGAGGAAAACGCGGCCGAGGCGGGCGGCGTCATGCACTGTTTCACGGAGACCTGGGAAGTGGCGCAGGCCGCCATCGACCTCGATTTCTATATTTCACTCTCCGGCATCGTCACGTTCAAGAACGCGGTGCAACTGCATGAAGTGGCGGCCAAGGTGCCCCTGGACCGCCTGCTGATCGAAACCGACTCGCCTTACCTGGCGCCCGTGCCTTATCGCGGCAAGCTCAACGACCCGTCCAAGGTGATCCACGTCGCGGAGAAGATCGCCGACCTGAAAGGGATACCCGTGGCCGATGTTGCGCGGGCATCGACGGATAATTTCTTCAAATTATTCAATAAGATAGTGAAATAA
- the holB gene encoding DNA polymerase III subunit delta': MSQARPNIARFLPWQEDIARDWLRQRERFAHAWLIHGLAGIGKLQFAAAAAASLLCESPREGLACGACHACTWVAAGNHPDLRRVRPEAVALEEGAEAAAEAGEEGGEPAAGGSAKRAPSKEIRIDQLRALESWFNTATHRGGWRVALIYPAQAMNVVSANALLKVLEEPPPHTIFLLVADAPDRLLPTLLSRCRRLPLPTPAPAEAREWLRTQGLEDAEDWLAAAGGAPLGALRLAQSGDAACPAWLEQLLLPLSSGKGSDVGMLADQLEKLPAAQWIDALQRLYVDLMLAGAGAAPRYFPSLAEPVARTAARAAPAKLAETARWLTRQRGLAGHPLNAKLFAHAALQRVVLSCQA, encoded by the coding sequence ATGAGCCAGGCGCGACCGAACATCGCGCGCTTCCTGCCCTGGCAGGAGGACATCGCCCGGGACTGGCTGCGGCAGCGCGAACGCTTTGCCCATGCGTGGCTGATCCATGGCCTGGCCGGCATCGGCAAACTGCAATTCGCCGCCGCCGCCGCCGCCAGCCTGCTGTGCGAATCGCCGCGCGAGGGGCTGGCCTGCGGCGCCTGCCATGCCTGCACCTGGGTGGCGGCCGGCAATCATCCCGACCTGCGCCGTGTGCGGCCGGAGGCGGTAGCCCTGGAAGAGGGCGCCGAAGCCGCCGCCGAGGCGGGCGAGGAGGGCGGCGAACCGGCCGCCGGCGGCAGCGCCAAGCGCGCGCCGTCCAAGGAAATCCGCATCGACCAGTTGCGCGCGCTGGAGTCCTGGTTCAACACCGCGACGCATCGCGGCGGCTGGCGCGTGGCGCTGATCTACCCGGCGCAGGCCATGAACGTGGTGTCCGCCAACGCCTTGCTGAAGGTGCTGGAGGAACCGCCGCCGCACACCATCTTCCTGCTGGTGGCCGATGCGCCGGACCGCCTGCTGCCCACGCTGCTGTCGCGCTGCCGGCGCCTGCCGCTGCCGACGCCTGCCCCCGCCGAGGCGCGGGAATGGCTGCGGACGCAGGGCCTCGAGGACGCGGAGGACTGGCTGGCCGCGGCGGGCGGCGCGCCTTTGGGCGCCCTGCGCCTGGCGCAATCGGGCGACGCCGCCTGTCCCGCCTGGCTGGAGCAGTTGCTGCTGCCCCTGTCCAGCGGCAAGGGCAGCGACGTCGGCATGCTGGCCGACCAACTGGAAAAACTGCCGGCGGCGCAGTGGATAGACGCCTTGCAAAGGCTCTATGTCGACCTCATGTTGGCGGGAGCGGGCGCCGCGCCGCGTTATTTCCCCAGCCTGGCCGAGCCGGTGGCGCGCACTGCCGCCCGCGCCGCCCCGGCGAAGCTGGCCGAGACCGCGCGCTGGCTCACCCGCCAGCGCGGCCTGGCCGGGCACCCGCTGAACGCCAAGCTGTTCGCCCATGCTGCGCTGCAACGCGTGGTGCTATCCTGCCAGGCTTGA